From the genome of Brassica oleracea var. oleracea cultivar TO1000 chromosome C4, BOL, whole genome shotgun sequence:
GTTGCAGATCTGTTGCAGAGAGAGAGCCCTCCCTTTCGTGCGTCGAGGTGGGGAGAGGTGGTCTTTGTACCGCATTTCCAGGAAGCCCCGGTGAAAGATGCAGGTCTGGTGGTCTCCAAAACCCGAGCAGAGACCACGAAGGTCTTCTCCAGTTTTGAAATCTCAAGATCCAGAACAAATGATTGAGTAAAGGTAGAATAAATGATAGAACGAGAGCTTTGACTTGGAGCAAGAGAAACCATGAAGAAGATGGAACGGAGGCGACGCCGGCGAGCTCTGTCTCCACCGGCGTCGAAACACAAGTGTTTTGGAAGGATCTGTTCCCCTCAAATTTCTTAACTAGGTTATCATTTTACCAAAGTGCTAATTGATATTTTCAATACGAAGACTATAGCTCCATCTGAATTTGACAATGTAAACATGCATTTAAAAGTTAGCTTGATAGGTTTACAAAACACTTTAACGTCAACTCTCGCTACCTAAAATGCTTTGAATTCTTTTCTTACATTTGCTCACACACTTTAGAACATTAAACAACCTAAAATTATTAACTAGATGATTAGTGAAGATCAATCATCAAAACTAATTCAGACGAAGAAAAACGACAGATTATTATTTTAACTTATTAATATCAACAATCCATAACTTTTCTTACAATCCTAAACTTAATTAACTATAGATCTACTCACATATGAAAACAGAATCACTTTAGGATTTTCTTTTTTGTCAGCAACATACACATAACTAAGATTCTACGAACCAAATTGGTAAATTCCAGATCCATATGAGCGATAAAAGACTGTTGTTTCCTCACACTGCATGCAATATTGTCCGTCTTTGTATTATGCGTTTGGGGTAACTTGAGAATCTTGATATCTTTCGAGTAACTTGATAGTTGTATATAAGTTAAGCATGTACACAGAGTGATGGTATACAAGATAAGCATGTACGTTACACCAAAATAAATCACAATAACATCTACTAATGTACATGATACTCTTCGTCTCCCTCGCATGTCCTGGATTCACTCTCAGCATCCAAACAATCACGAACTGACAAAAGCTCCCTGAGAATGATGGGTTTTCATCAAGAGAAATAATTTTCCCAAAAGGCTAATTTTTCAGAAACTCGATCTCTTCAGACTCAAGCGCATCGAGAATAGTTTTGATCTTCTTGGGTTTGTGGTAAGGTTTGCGCGTTTGCCAGACACCTGATGATATCCTCCATCTAAGACCACAAGGCAGAGCAAAAGGGAGTGATTTAACAAAGAAGCGGGGTTGGCCTGGTGGTGTTGAGAGAGCTTCGGCCTCAATACGCACCCGGGTTCGAACCGCTGGCCAGGCAATTGGGGTATCTAATTTTCCATAGTACCAAATGGTCTGCCTCGCGCCGAGGGGTTGGCCCCTGGGGGTGGAAGTCCCTCCAGGTTAAACAAAAAAAAAAAAAAAAAAAAAAAAAAAAAAAAAACAAAGAAGCGGGAGATTAGGAAATAATCATACAAAAAAAAAAGGAATAAGATAATGAGATCTTACGGATAGAAGGAGATTATGCAGAAAATTTGAATTGCTATCAACTCAGTCTCTTGTCCACACGTTTAGCTTAGGCTCACTAGTCGAGTCTATAGAGTACTGAGTCATCCTTTAAGCATGTTCACTTAGGCAAAAGAATCTGAAACTTAGATTTTCCCCAAGATACATGATTTAGAATAGGTTATAGATTATTAGGTGCCAAGTTGGAATATAAAATGTACATAGTATAACATACAGTGAAAAGACATTTACTTAGTTTCAGGTATTTCGGTGTATACAAAGCCTAAATACTTTAAAAATATCATCGTTTTGTATGGCCAATGATAACTTACCACTTGTCATTGTCTTTTTCTTCTTTTTCGGGCTCAACATGTTGAATATTATCTACACAAATTTATCTACGTGCATTTCAACAAATATTTAATACTTTTATTGTATTCATTTAATTGTTGATTTTGTTTTTCAGCAATCAAATAGGCAAAGACTAAGGATTCGACTGGTGACCATTTTGAAAATAAAAAAAACGAATAGGAAAAGAACGTAGAGGAATAAAATTGCAGAAATGAAAGAAAATGGTTGTTCTTTCTCAAATTTAAGAATGAACAATTTTGTTCTTTATTTCTCTAAAAAAAAAGAATGGTAGGGAATGAGAAAGAAAAACTATTCCTTGTGAATGGTGATTTTTTTTCAGGAACATTAAGGAATGAATAATTCCTCTCCGTTCCTTGGTCACCATTCATATCCTAAGAAAGAAAACCATAGCCCAAAAAGACTTATCATTATTATTTACTTGCAGGGATAATCATGAAATTGCCCTTTAAAAAACAAACTAGAAAAGTAACAGAATTTGACTAATCTCAAAGAGAAAACAAAAACAGCTAACATGAGTAGTAGTCACCTCTTTGACATCAAAACATAAAAATCTATAATTAGCCATTACAGGAACATAAAGAAAAAAACAGGTTGGAGCTCTCACCTATATTAATGAAATAAAATCTAACACATCACGAACACAGAACATTTTGTTCAGGGAAAGGCCGGCCAAAACTTTTGGTGATCTTAGAGGATCACGTTTACCTCTCTATTCCAAAAGGTGGCCGAGCCCAAAAATCCTATGGCTCTGGAATCAAATTCATCCTATTATAATCTCAGTTCGTCCCGGTACGGTAAAGTATTATGTTATAGCCACACGGATTTGATAGCAGAAGAACACCATAATGGATGGGAGAGTGCAAAACCGATCCATGCCGCATTTCCTTTCTTTATAAAACAACTATTAGTCGCTAACTTTGTCTACCGCGTAATCTACTACATGACTCGGCCGCTACATCTTCCTCCTTTCGTTGCCCAAATTCTTGTGAGTAATCAAATGTTGAAAACTATTTTAACTAAACATTTGTATTGATCTTGTGTTTTTTTCTTTCTAATCGTGTGTCTCATGAAAATTGCGAAAAAAATTTGTTTTTCTTTTTAGCTAGATATGTCTTTAATTACTTCTAAGCATGTTCATCTTCAAAGTCAATTTATTAAGCCAACAAAACTTATTATTGTGGGAAATATAGTCTCAGTCAACACTATGTTCTTTATTTTTGCATTTCCTATGGACCAAGAAACGAGAAAAGTCTTAAGATTTGTTAATGCAATATTATGCACGTTATATATGCGTTCATCCTTTTGCTAATTCAATTTATTTCTGACATTACATTATATCATTTCCTAGAATTTGGTAATGATTATATTTATTCTTGATTTGCAGTGTGGATTACTGTTCAGCCCGACTTTGCTCGGTGAGAATGACACTGTCCTCAAAGATATCTTTCCTTATAGATACACAATGGTTCTGGAGACATTCGCAAACTTAGCTCTCGTCTACAACATTTTCCTCCTCGGTCTTGGTATGGACTTGAAGATGATAAAAATCAAGCAACGCAAGCCAATAGTCATAGCCATCGTTGGCCTCGTTGTGGCTTTATTGACCGGTTCTGGCTTGTATTACCTTCCCGGTAACGGAGACGCCGACAGGATTTTTTCAGGTTGTCTTTACTGGTCGGTTGCGTTGAGTTGTACGAATTTCCCTGACCTTGCGAGGATTCTTGCCGATCTCAAGCTCTTGCGTTCTGATATGGGACGCACGGCCATGAGTGCATCCATTATTACGGATTTGTGTACTTGGGTTCTCCTTCTTCTCGTACTCGTAATGTTTAACAAACAAGGTAATATGATCTTTTTTTTCTTGTCGTTTATAATTTGTAGCTTAACGTAACTGAAGAGAAGAATCCAAATTAATAAAATCTAAATTCCTCTAAGACCAATTATCTTTTATTAGTTTATAACTCACACACTTTCATTATCGTTTGGTTCACTCCATCTATTGAAACTTAAGTCTTAACTTCTAAATTTTACAAATTTGTTTAAAAGAAAATTTCTACTACAATTTTTAAAAAAGATAAGATTGAACATACCCAATTTCATGGGTATAATTAAAAAACATTTATAAAATACACTAACAACTTTACTATCATTTTTTTATCCACACTAAAATTAGAGTCCCATAATTTCAGGCCCGACTCTGCACCTTTCAGTACTAACCAAAAACATGAAAAAATGCAGGTGTATCGAACGATATGATGCTATTCGCGTTAGTATCAACCATCGGTTTTGTCTTTTTCTGCATCTACGTGATTCGTCCTGGGGTGGCTTGGGCCTTCGCCAACACGGTCAAAGGAGGCCACGTTGGAGAAAATCACGTATGGTTCACTCTCGTAGGAGTCATTTTCTGTAGCTTAATCACCGAAGCATTTGGGGTCACCTCAATCCCTGGAGCTTTCTTGTTCGGTCTCTCGGTCCCTCATGACCACATAATTCGGGATATGATTGAAGAGAAGCTCCATGATTACCTCTCGGGAATTTTGATGCCTCTTTTCTACATCATCTGTGGTTTAAGACTCAATCTTGGTTACTTGTCTACTAACACGAGCGCTGGAACGTTGGTGTTTGTGATTTCTTCGTGCTTTATGGTGAAGATTTTGTCTACCGTTATTTGCTCCCTCTTCTTGGGCATGCCCTTGCGTGATGGTTTTGCTGTTGGTGCCCTTATGAACACCAAAGGAACTATGGCCTTAGTCATACTCAATGCAGGACGTGACAGAAAGGCGTTGGACGTAATAATGTACACTCATATGACGGTTGCGTTCCTGGTGATGTCAATACTGGTGCAGCCACTTTTAACATTGACTTACACGCCAAAGAAGAAATATTCTTTCTACAAATACCGAACCGTTCAAAAACTCCAAGGAGAAGTAGAGTTTCGTGTGTTAACCTGTGCTCATGTCCTCGCTAACGTCTCCGGCCTAACCAGCCTATTACTGGTTTCTAACCCGACCAAGCGATCTCCTATCAACGTCTTTGCAATTCACCTAGTCGAGCTAACCGGTCGCACTACAGCTTCGTTGCTCATAATGAACGACGAGACCAAACCTAAAGCTAACTTTTCGGACCGAGTCAGAGCAGAATCCGAACAGATCGCTGATATGTTCGAAGACATGGAAGTGAACAACGACGCCATGTTGGTTCAGACACTCACCGCGGTCTCACCTTACGCGACGATGCATGAGGATATTTGTTCGCTGGCCGAGGATAAACGAGCCAGCCTCATCTTATTGCCTTACCATAAGAATTTGACATCTGATGGTCGGTTAGGTGAAGGAAACGATGCGCACGAGAATATCAACCACAACGTTTTGAGCGACGCACCTTGTTCGGTCGGGATATTGGTTGACCGTGGCATGACGATTATTCGGTCTGAATCTTCTTCGTTCCATGGCGAGACCACAGATAAAGAAATTGCAATGCTATTCATTGGAGGCCGGGACGATAGAGAGGCTTTGGCTTATGCTTGGAGGATGGTGGGACAAGAAATGATCAAGCTAACGGTTGTGAGATTTGTCCCGAGCAGGGAAGCTTTATTTGCGGCCGGGGAAGAAGCCGCTGAGTACGTGAAGGAGGCACAAGTGGACGAAGAGTACATCTACCAGTTTAACTTCAAGACTATGAATGATTCTTCTGTGACTTATACAGAGAAAGTGGTTATCGATGGTCCAGAAACGATCGCAGCGATTAGAGAAATGGAAGATAACCATTCTTTCGATCTTTACATTGTGGGAAGAGGGTACAAAGTAGAAACGCCTGTGACCGTGGGTTTGACTGATTGGAATACTAGTCCGGATTTAGGGGTTATAGGCGATACATTAGCTTCATCAAACTTCACAATGCAAGGTTCGGTTCTTGTGATTCAACAATTCTCAGCCGCCTATAGGCAAACAGCAGGAAACAATCAAGAACATGTTGGCTGTGGAGCCAAGGTTGCCAATGAAGCGAAGCCTTTAATGAATTCTCATGGGGAGGAAGAGGATGATGAAAATGAACAATATCAAATGGGAATGCGCAAATAACTCGCTGTCTTCTCCCTGTCTCGGTGCTTAGTAGCGGCTCTTCTTCCGTCGTGATGGATAGCTGACTCGTCTGCTGGTGTCCGCAGCTATCTTTTCGGCTTATTTTTACTTTGTAATCGGACCCATTAGGGTTTTCTGTGGGTTTTATTTCTTATTTTAGTTTGTAATATATAAAAAAAACGCAAAAATTCGTAAATATGAAAAATCTTTTTACAAAAAAATAAAAATTACTTTACATCTTAATTGGTCTAAATTTTGAATTTGGATTTACAGATTCGAAACAAAACCAAAAGTAGCACATGCTCTGGAATTTGCCCTGAAACTTATCCTTCTTCATCTGCGAGTTGAGATTTACACCCGTAGCCCTTTTTCTTACTTCTTGTGTGTGCCTTCGCGGAGTAATGACAGCCGATTGCCGACCATTCTATATTATCCTCGATTGCACCGCAGAAGAAGATGGTGATTCCCCATGTCTTCGACTGTTGCGGTTACGCCAAGTTTGATATATTGTTGTTTGAAAAGTGTACCTCAGCAGGAACATTCAAAGAAATTGGAAAGTCTGATCGTATAAAAAGCGGTAAGATCTGAGATAGTTTACACTTTTTGTCAAATTATGTTACGTTTTTTGGGTTACCAATCTAAAACAAATTTGAGGTAAGTGGAATGGCTCTCTTATATATTATTTTTGTCTCATCAGAACTTCCGGTATGAAAGTTTATATCCTTGCACACTCTTTAGAAACTAAAGCTCATGACCCATTAATCTTTACATAATTCCAATAAATTATTTACTGAATTAACATTCCATATGGATTATTTTACCAAGTTTCTCCGATGGCAATACATTTTGAGATACTTTTGGATAAGCATCTCAACATTTGAGATCATCATTCATTTAAATACAATCATTTTCTTGATTTTGGGTGATACATTAAAAGTTGAGAACTTATAATGAGTATGCCTTAAAATAGATGAAAAACAGATATTAGATCTGATTTATGAAGGAATGAAGAAAATGACATGAGAGTTTTCTTGTTTTATTTTTCTTTCTTTTACATACACATATTCGAAGGAACTATAAAGATTACAAAAGAAGTCAAAATAATGTAGCTTCACTATTCTGTTTTTGCCGTTCATCCAACTTCATCTTTGGCAAGCTTGTTCCTGACATGGTCTAGACTTCATCTTTGGCAAACTTCCAAAAATCTATGTAGCTATTGGAGAATTTACCAAGAAAGAGTTAAAATTGGTGAAACTATCACATATAATACATTACTTGTATATAGCATACTTACATATACTTGTATAGAGTACAGAATAGTCTAATGTATTGAGTATAAATACTCCTCCTTGTACACACTTTAACTTCAATGAAGATATTTCATATTACTCCCTTGTTCCTAATATGATATTTCATATTACTCTCTTCTGCAGAGGCAGAGTACATGGCTATGGCATACACTTCAAAGGAACTCATCTGGCTTTCCCGCATGGTAAATGATCTACAGGTTGCTGAACCTTCTGTGCCTGTACTGTATTGTGATAGCACTGCGGCATTGCACATCGCCAAGAACCCTGTGTTTCATGAGCGAACGAAACATATAGACAGGGACTGTCATTCCATTCGAGAAAAACTTGTTCGTGGGCAGTTGAAGACGCTTCATGTATGGACTGAAAATCAATTGGCAGACCCGTTTACCA
Proteins encoded in this window:
- the LOC106341309 gene encoding cation/H(+) antiporter 21-like; amino-acid sequence: MTRPLHLPPFVAQILCGLLFSPTLLGENDTVLKDIFPYRYTMVLETFANLALVYNIFLLGLGMDLKMIKIKQRKPIVIAIVGLVVALLTGSGLYYLPGNGDADRIFSGCLYWSVALSCTNFPDLARILADLKLLRSDMGRTAMSASIITDLCTWVLLLLVLVMFNKQGVSNDMMLFALVSTIGFVFFCIYVIRPGVAWAFANTVKGGHVGENHVWFTLVGVIFCSLITEAFGVTSIPGAFLFGLSVPHDHIIRDMIEEKLHDYLSGILMPLFYIICGLRLNLGYLSTNTSAGTLVFVISSCFMVKILSTVICSLFLGMPLRDGFAVGALMNTKGTMALVILNAGRDRKALDVIMYTHMTVAFLVMSILVQPLLTLTYTPKKKYSFYKYRTVQKLQGEVEFRVLTCAHVLANVSGLTSLLLVSNPTKRSPINVFAIHLVELTGRTTASLLIMNDETKPKANFSDRVRAESEQIADMFEDMEVNNDAMLVQTLTAVSPYATMHEDICSLAEDKRASLILLPYHKNLTSDGRLGEGNDAHENINHNVLSDAPCSVGILVDRGMTIIRSESSSFHGETTDKEIAMLFIGGRDDREALAYAWRMVGQEMIKLTVVRFVPSREALFAAGEEAAEYVKEAQVDEEYIYQFNFKTMNDSSVTYTEKVVIDGPETIAAIREMEDNHSFDLYIVGRGYKVETPVTVGLTDWNTSPDLGVIGDTLASSNFTMQGSVLVIQQFSAAYRQTAGNNQEHVGCGAKVANEAKPLMNSHGEEEDDENEQYQMGMRK